A stretch of Alligator mississippiensis isolate rAllMis1 chromosome 14, rAllMis1, whole genome shotgun sequence DNA encodes these proteins:
- the LOC132244821 gene encoding nicotinamide N-methyltransferase-like yields MQHGEEVMIILNHSLTPTRCCDGHTLIDIGSGPTIYQLLSACESFKEIIASEYIDQNCQELLKWLKNEPGAFDWTLVVQHVCELEGDRNKWAEKEGKLRGAIKRVLKCDIHKSNPLDPVVLPPADCLVSSLCLEAACKDQSSYRAALRNISSLLKPGGHLVLSGDLGTSFYMVGPKKFSCLPLTEEFLWEALSATGFTVETVEVVSWADVAQHDICDFSGMYFIVARKN; encoded by the exons atgcagcatggggaagaggTGATGATCATCTTGAACCATTCTTTAACCCCAACCAGGTGCTGTGACGGCCACACCCTGATTGATATTGGCAGTGGACCCACCATTTaccagctgctttctgcctgcgAGTCATTTAAGGAGATTATTGCTTCAGAGTATATAGACCAAAATTGCCAGGAGCTGCTGAAGTGGCTGAAGAACGAGCCCGGAGCATTTGACTGGACTCTGGTGGTGCAGCACGTGTGTGAGCTGGAGGGAGACAG GAACAAATGGGCTGAGAAAGAGGGGAAGTTACGAGGAGCCATCAAACGCGTCCTAAAATGTGATATCCACAAAAGCAACCCCTTGGATCCCGTTGTCCTGCCTCCGGCCGACTGCCTGGTCTCATCGCTGTGCTTGGAAGCTGCCTGCAAAGACCAGAGCTCCTACCGCGCCGCTCTGAGGAACATCAGCTCTCTGCTAAAGCCAGGGGGGCACTTGGTGCTGAGCGGAGATTTGGGCACCAGTTTCTACATGGTCGGTCCCAAAAAGTTCTCCTGCTTGCCCCTGACAGAGGAATTTCTGTGGGAGGCTCTTAGTGCAACGGGCTTCACCGTTGAGACAGTTGAGGTTGTCTCCTGGGCTGACGTGGCCCAGCACGACATCTGTGATTTCTCTGGGATGTACTTCATTGTCGCTCGCAAAAATTAA